Proteins found in one Ptychodera flava strain L36383 chromosome 16, AS_Pfla_20210202, whole genome shotgun sequence genomic segment:
- the LOC139114985 gene encoding uncharacterized protein, whose translation MGSPVSPIVCNLYMEHLEQIAIATAPHPPLWWFRYVDDTHTKLKKCHAQEFTDHLNTLDPDIKFTTEGEENRSLAFLDTLSVVQEDGSINLKIYRKPTHTDQYLNFTSNHPLQQKLGVIQTLFHRAESVITDTTDCVEEKQHITQALAKCGYPSWTFNRVSKQSKPKATTSKARKDFVRKGQNVLPYVKGISEALKRTFNSYGILVCFKPTQTLRQLLVAPKDKTAKKDITGPVYMIPCQGQTDKGPCTQFYIGETERSLKTRFLEHRRPSSTTSEVSQHIHIESPDHFVNLENVEILDRDPRYFERGVKEAIYIRVNQRSLNRDSGRYKLPKVYDPILMSRVRKVTTLRSGYSAIEGCSAATENFSD comes from the coding sequence ATGGGTTCACCTGTGTCGCCTATTGTTTGCaatttgtatatggaacatctGGAACAGATAGCTATCGCTACTGCGCCTCATCCCCCATTGTGGTGGTTTAGGTATGTggatgacacacacacaaaactcAAGAAGTGTCATGCTCAGGAATTCACAGACCATCTGAATACTCTTGACCCTGATATCAAATTCACAACTGAAGGTGAAGAGAACAGGTCGCTCGCTTTCTTGGATACCTTATCGGTAGTCCAAGAAGATGGCTCCATAAATCTTAAAATCTACCGCAAACCTACTCATACAGATCAGTATTTGAATTTCACGTCTAATCACCCGTTACAACAAAAGCTTGGAGTGATACAAACCCTCTTCCATCGGGCAGAGTCCGTTATTACCGATACGACTGATTGTGTAGAAGAAAAGCAACACATTACGCAGGCTCTCGCGAAATGTGGGTATCCATCATGGACGTTCAATCGTGTCAGTAAACAGAGTAAACCGAAAGCGACCACCTCAAAAGCACGAAAAGACTTCGTTCGCAAAGGACAGAATGTTCTCCCGTATGTGAAGGGTATTTCAGAGGCCCTGAAACGGACTTTCAACTCCTACGGCATACTGGTCTGTTTCAAACCTACTCAAACACTACGCCAGTTACTGGTTGCACCCAAGGACAAAACTGCCAAGAAAGACATCACTGGTCCTGTTTACATGATTCCGTGTCAAGGTCAGACCGATAAGGGCCCCTGCACACAATTTTACATCGGTGAAACGGAGAGATCTTTAAAAACCAGATTTCTTGAACACCGGCGTCCCAGCTCTACAACATCGGAAGTTTCCCAACATATCCACATTGAATCACCAGACCATTTTGTGAACTTGGAAAATGTAGAAATTCTTGATAGGGATCCACGATACTTCGAAAGGGGTGTCAAGGAGGCGATATATATCAGAGTCAACCAGCGATCCCTTAATAGAGACAGTGGAAGgtataaattaccaaaagtctATGACCCGATTTTGATGTCACGTGTCCGAAAGGTCACGACATTGAGATCGGGTTATTCTGCTATCGAAGGTTGCAGTGCTGCaaccgaaaatttcagtgactaa